From the Homo sapiens chromosome 1, GRCh38.p14 Primary Assembly genome, one window contains:
- the PRAMEF18 gene encoding PRAME family member 18, which yields MSFQAPRRLLELAGQSLLRDQALAISVLDELPRELFPPLFVEAFTSRRCEVLKVMVQAWPFPCLPLGSLMKTPDLEILHYVVDGIDCLLAQKVRPRRWKLQVLEMRDVDENFWTIWSGARLLSCSPEAMSKRQTVEDCPRTGEKQPLKVFMDVCLKEKFMDEDLSFFSGWVQHRRGSVHLCCTKVVNYSMSILNFRNILETVYPDSIQVLEIWNMCWLCMIVEFSRYLSQMRNLRKLFISDGCRYLLSSDSQEQLVAEFSSVLLRLENLQMLYVRRVCFFRGHLDQLIRCLRSPLETLALTYGFLEEEDLKCLPRYPSLSQLKQLNLSHGALRFIRLEPLRALLEKVAATLQTLFLVDCGIGYSKLRVILPALSRCSNLTTFCFHGNDTSMDALKDLLRHTGRLSNLSLETYPAPRESLDNRGRVILELLTPLQAELMRILREVREPKRIFFGPVSCPCCGTSPTEQLESNFCLWGRPA from the exons ATGAGCTTCCAGGCCCCACGCAGACTCCTGGAGCTGGCAGGGCAGAGCCTGCTGAGGGACCAGGCCTTGGCCATCTCCGTCCTGGATGAGCTGCCCAGGGAGCTCTTCCCCCCACTGTTCGTGGAGGCCTTCACTAGCAGACGCTGCGAGGTTCTGAAGGTGATGGTGCAGGCCTGGcccttcccctgcctccctctgggGTCCCTGATGAAGACGCCTGATCTGGAGATCTTACATTATGTAGTGGATGGGATTGATTGCCTGCTTGCCCAAAAGGTTCGCCCCAG GAGGTGGAAACTTCAAGTGCTGGAAATGCGGGATGTTGATGAGAATTTTTGGACCATATGGTCTGGAGCCAGGCTCCTGTCCTGCTCCCCAGAGGCCATGAGTAAGAGACAGACAGTGGAGGACTGTCCAAGGACAGGAGAGAAGCAGCCCTTGAAGGTGTTCATGGATGTTTGCCTCAAGGAAAAATTCATGGATGAAGATCTGAGCTTCTTCTCTGGGTGGGTGCAGCACAGAAGAGGTTCAGTACACCTGTGCTGTACTAAGGTGGTGAATTATTCAATGAGCATTCTAAATTTCAGAAACATATTGGAAACAGTATACCCAGACAGTATCCAAGTGTTGGAAATTTGGAACATGTGCTGGCTGTGTATGATAGTAGAGTTTAGCCGTTACCTGAGCCAGATGAGGAATCTTCGCAAACTCTTCATCTCTGATGGCTGTCGTTACCTGCTAAGCTCTGACAGCCAAGAACAGTTAGTTGCTGAATTCAGCTCTGTGCTCCTCAGGCTGGAGAACCTCCAGATGCTTTATGTAAGAAGGGTCTGCTTCTTCAGAGGCCACCTGGACCAGCTGATCAG GTGCCTCAGGAGCCCGTTGGAGACATTGGCATTAACTTATGGCTTCCTAGAAGAAGAGGACTTGAAATGCCTGCCCCGGTACCCAAGTCTCAGTCAACTGAAGCAGCTGAATCTGAGTCATGGTGCACTGCGCTTCATCCGTCTTGAGCCCCTCCGAGCTCTGCTAGAGAAAGTTGCTGCCACTCTTCAGACCCTCTTCTTAGTGGACTGTGGGATTGGGTACTCCAAACTCAGGGTCATCCTGCCTGCCCTGAGCCGCTGCTCCAACCTCACCACTTTCTGTTTTCACGGCAATGACACGTCCATGGATGCTCTGAAGGACCTGCTGCGCCACACAGGCAGGCTGAGCAATTTGAGCCTGGAAACATATCCTGCCCCTCGGGAGAGTCTTGACAACAGGGGTCGTGTCATTTTGGAGCTCCTCACCCCACTTCAGGCTGAGCTGATGCGTATACTGAGGGAAGTAAGGGAGCCCAAAAGGATCTTCTTTGGTCCGGTGTCCTGCCCTTGCTGTGGCACGTCGCCCACTGAGCAACTGGAGTCCAATTTTTGCTTGTGGGGAAGGCCTGCCTAG